The genomic window ATATTTCTTCGGCAACAAGGAGTAAGCCTATGAGAAACGCTCAGCATCACCTGCCTGCTGTCCTGGTGATCCTCTCGATTCTTCTTTTCTCCTATTCCACAGGGTGTCGCCTCCTCCCGGAAGGCGAGGTGGACCCTACCCCCTGGGACAACCCCATCATACGAGACATCTATTCAGCGGATCCTGCAGCACTTGTCCATGGAGATACGCTTTATCTTTATGTAGGACATGATGAGGCCCCAGAAGATGCAACCACGTATGCGATGAACGACTGGTACTGTTACTCCACGAAAGACATGATCCACTGGACCAACCACGGGCCGGTGCTCTCCGTTAGGGATTTCTCGTGGGCAGATGGTAACGTCTGGGCGGGACAGGTGGTATATCGGAACGGCACGTTCTACTACTATGTGAGTGTGTCCCAGAGTTCCACAGGGGGTATGGCGATAGGGGTAGCGGTTTCGGACAGTCCGACCGGTCCCTTCAAGGACGCCCTGGGAAGGGCACTCATTACCTCCAACATGACGAAGTTTTCCGGGCAACCGAGATGGAGCTGGGACGATATCGACCCCACTGTGCTCATCGATGACGACGGTCAGGCGTATCTGTACTTCGGCAACACCTACCCCAAGTATGTAAAACTCAATGAAGACATGATCAGCTTCGACGAAGAGACCGGTATCCAGCCTCTCCTCCTTCCCTTCGTAGCGGGACTTCCCTTTACAGAAGCCCTGTGGATTCACAAATACAAAGGAACGTACTACCTCTCGTGGGCTGCCGGATGGGAGGAACAGCTGGTGTACGCCACGAGTGACTATCCGACCGGCCCATGGAAACCCGGAGGAAAACTGATGACCCATGCGGAAAATTGCAATACGAGTCATCATGCGATCGTCGAGTTCAAGGGGAAGGGATACATCTTCTATCACAACGGTACGCTTCCAGGCGGAGGATCCTATCGGAGATCAGTGTGCGCCGAATATCTCACCTACGACGAGGAGGGGAACATACCTCTTATCTCCCCCTCACCTTGAAGAAGTCTCTCATAAATTTAAGGAAAGAGTAGTCTCATAACCTTAAAGAAGGACGTCCCAGGGGGGACGTCCTTCTGATTTTCGCGTGAGGTCGTCCTATGCATCACAAGTGCTCTTTCCTACTTTTCCCCCAGGTGGGATACCACATAGTCGGCCATGTCATCGATGAGGTCCATCTCTCGTGCCATCTGCAATATGGTGTACCTATGAGGCCGCAACTCACTCGCATGACGGATACTGTCATGGAGGAGGTTTCCATCGATGCCCAATCGGCCCGGCCTTATCTTCAATCCCGAGGAGACGAGCAAGGTATGCACCTCCGAAGGGGAAGGCGGAACAAGGCCCAGATCCGAGACCAGATCTGGAAGGCGCGCGTTCATGAAGGCATAGCAGTGGGCGATACACAGCGTGGCGACGCCTACGGCGGATCCATGGAAAAAGGGAGGCTCCACCCCCGCATCGAGGAGTCTGTACTCCCAGTAGTGCACGAGGTGATGTTCCGAGCCGGAGGCGGGACGGGAACTGCCCACGTATTCCATCGCAAGGCCGGAAAGGACAAGCCCCTCCATGAGGGCAGTAACGTCCACGGCTGTCGTCCCATCTCCGGATCGAAGGGAGTCGAGCGCCGCATCCACCGCCTGCTCCATGAGGGATGCTACTTCTGGACAGTAGTATTCCCCCCTCCTCCCGTGGGAGAGCCGCCAGTCCGTGAGGGCGGTCTTCTTTCCTATCATGTCTCCCACTCCGGCCCGGATCAATTCCGACGGTGCATCCTGGAGCACCCTCCGTGACGCAAAGACACCGAGCGGCACATGAGCGGGAAAGGTCTGCTTCTTTCCATCCACAAGGAGAGGGCTCACGGAAGATGCATAGCCGTCCATCGAGGGAGCAGTCGCCACCACCACATATGGGATGCCCAGCACGAACGAGACGAATCGGCATATATCGTTGAGAGTCCCGGAGCCCACGGCCACGATCATGCCCACCCCGGAATGTGCGGAAATCGTGAGCGATCCCACGGCGTGTTCATCAGGATGAAGTCTCTTCCGACCCGGAAAGACAAACGATCGAACGGATCGCCCCACGCGCCCCCTGAGCACCCGGTATAGCTCCTTCCCCTGTACCTCCCATGTGTACTCATCCGCCACGCACAACACATCCCCTTCCAGCTGGAAACCCTTCAAAAAGGAAAGGAGTCCCTCCTCACAGGAGGCTTCACAGATACGCACGCTTTGCACCTTGCTCTCATGCACCCTTCCACAGGCACAGACCCCCTCTCCCATCGACCCAGTCCTGGCCACCGGCCCCCCCGTTCCCACGTCACCCCCCCTTTTCCTCGGATGAGAAGCTCAAGGCCACGACGGATCTGGGAGGAAGGGCCGTCCGCACCACCCCTTCCTTCGAGACAACTCCTCCATCGAAGGGCCGGGGCATGACCCTGTCCGGATCTTCGAATGTATTGTGAGCATCGATCGTCTCCGCACTGAGGATACGTCCTCCCTGATAGGTGACGGCGGTGCCCATGAACTCGCAGGTGAGTTCCACCTGTTTCTCGTGATGGAGATTGCACAGGGTGAGGTGGATCCTCCCGCTTTTTCTCGATGCGGACGCGCTCACGAGAGGAATCGTCTCCTTTCCCATACGGTACTCGTCTCCCTCGTAACGGAGGGGAAGATGCTCCCCCTCCTGGTGGGGGGCATAGAGATCGAAGACATGGTACGTGGGGGTCAGGACAGTACGCTCACCTTCGGTGAGGAAGAGGGCCTGGAGCACGTTGACGAGCTGGGCGAGATTCGCCATCCTCACCCTGTAGGCGTGACGGTTGAAGATGTTGAGGTGGATCCCCGCCACCAGGGCATCCCTGATGGTGTTCTGCTGATAGAGGAACGCGGGATGGGTCCCCTCTTCCACCCGGTACCAGGTGCCCCACTCGTCCACGATGAGCCCCACCCTTCGTTCCGGATCGTACCGGTCCATGATCGTGCCGTGCCGCACAACGAGCGTCTCCATGAAGAGCGCCTTCTTGAGGGTCTCGAACCACTCCTCCTCGCCAAAACCCGTCGCAGCCCCTTTTTCCTCCCAGGTGCCCGGCACGGTGTAGTAGTGGAGGCTGAGCCCGTCCATGAGGTGGGCCGCCTCTCTCATGAGTACCTCGGTCCACCGGTAGTCGTCCACGTTCGCACCCGAGGCGATCTTGTAGATGGGCTCCTCTCCGTAATCACGGACATAGGTGCGGTACCGCCTGTAGAGATCGGCGTAGAACTCGGGACGCATGGTGCCCCCACACCCCCACGTCTCGTTCCCGATACCGAGAAACTTGAGCCGCCAGGGGGCCTCCCGGCCGTTCTTCCTCCTCCACTCCGCCATCTCGGAGTCACCGGAAAAGGTCATGTACTCTATCCATTCCGCCATCTCCTGCACGGTCCCGCTCCCCACGTTGGCAGCCACGTAGGGCTCACACCCCAAAAGCTCACAGAAGTCGAGGAACTCATGCGTACCGAAGTGGTTCGTCTCGATCACCCTTCCCCAGTGGGTGTTGACCCTTTTGGGCCGGCTCTCCCTCGGTCCCACCCCATCCTTCCAGTGATACTCATCGGCAAAGCATCCCCCGGGCCAGCGAAGCACGGGAATCCTTATCCTTCGCAGGGCCTCCACCACATCCTTTCGGTACCCTCTGATGTTGGGTATGGGGGAATCCTCCCCCACCCATATCCCTTCGTAGATACACCGCCCGAGATGTTCTGCGAAGTGACCGTAGATCTCTCGTGGAATCTTCCACGAGGGCTCCGGATACACTATGACTCTATTCATCACGCTTCCTCCTGAACCTGAGCACGTTCCACGACAGTCTGGGGAGAGCAACCGAAAAGACATCCGTTTTCATCGGTTCCACACGTTTCTCCCGACGGGGGTGCACCTTGTCCGGCTCCTCGAAGGTGTTGATCGCGTGGAGATCGGGGCCATCCAAGACGATATGCTCCACAAAGGAAACCCCATCGAAAGAACGGAAATCCAGCTCCACCTCCACGGGAACCTCCTGGGAGGTATTGAGCACGAACACCGTGATGTCACCCGAGGCCTCATCGTAGGTGGCGGCAGGATAGACTAAGGGCACCTCCTCATAGGTCCTCGTTCCATAGGTGGGCGCCTTCACGATGGGTTTGAGGGCCTCACCTCTTCCATACGCGGCAGCGAGCTGGAAAGGATGGTAGATGGTCTGTTTGATGGCCCTCCCCCCCCGTTCAGTATAGATGGGTGCGATCACGTTCACAAGCTGAGCCAGACACGCCATCTTGACCCGATCCGCATTGTTTATCAATGTAGCGATCAGCCCCCCGACCACCAGCGCATCGAGCAACGAATATCTGTCCTCGAGGATGGGAGGTGCCGTCTCCCAGGGCATGAGTTTCAGCTTCTTCTGATACCACACATTCCATTCGTCGAACGAGAGCATGAGCGACTTGGCGCTCCTCTTCTTGGCCTTCACGAAATCCGCCGTGGCAACCACCGCACGGATGAACCGATCCATATCGATGAAAGACGCCAGGAAATCGCCCACATCTCCCTCGTTCTCGTAGTAGCGATGGAGGGAGATGTAATCCACATGGTCGTAGAGGTATTCGAGAATCATCCTGTCCCATTCCGGGAAGGTGGGCATGAAGGAGGTGGAGCTCCCGCTCGCCACCAACTTGATCTCCGGATCGACCCACTTCATGATCTTCGCCGTCTCAAGGGCCTTCTTGCCGTAATCGTCTGCCTCGAGATGGCAGATCTGCCAAGGACCATCCATCTCGTTTCCCAGGCACCATACCTTGATCGAATGAGGATCCTTGTGTCCGTACTCGATCCTGAGATCGCTCCAGTACGTACCAGACGGGTGATTGCAGTACTCGATGAAGTACCCCGCCTCCTGAGGGGTACCGGTCCCGAGGTTGACAGCAGCCATCACATCCACACCCGCCTTGCGGGCCCAGTCCACGAACTCGTCTATGCCCACCTCGTTCGTCTCGATGGAATGCCAGGCGAGCTCGAGCCTCCGTGGGCGACGTTCTTTCGGCCCTATTCCGTCGGTCCAGTTGTAGCCGGAGACGAAATTCCCCCCGGGATACCTCACGATGGTGACTCCCAGATCCTTCACCAGCTGAAGGACATCCTTCCTGAATCCCTGCTCATCGGCATCCGGGTGCCCCGGTTCATAGATCCCGGAATAGACCGCTCGACCGAGGTGTTCGATGAACGAACCGTAGAGATACCGATCCACCTCTCCGATCACGAAATCACGATCGAGAATGATCTTCGCCTGTTGCATGATGCCTCCGAAATCAAAAGTATCTTATAGTGTGGAGCCTCACGAGATGCACACCATCCCCTCGTACCTACAATAGGGATTTCCTCCCGTCAGTTACGAAGGAGAGACGCACCCCAGGTGCCCGCTCGGACCCGTTTCCGTACGCTCCGGGCGCACGGTCATCGCAGTGCACGTGTGAGATCGACGCCTCGGAACCTCCTCTTTGGGAAGGATCGGGATTGCCTCATACACCTCTTCTCCTTGTCTCAACATCACCGCACGGAGGAAAAGGCTCCGTGTCCGGATTTTATCTGTTTTAATGTTCAATATCAATCTATTGGATACATTAGCCATATTATTATACCACCCCAGGGTCCGTGTCAAGGATATTTCACTCAGTATCAACTTTTTCGTAGAACACAGACACGCACACCTTGTCATCCCTGAACGAGATCACTATTGTATGCGCATGAGCAAGAGCACATCGCCGGACGCACTTCCACGTCTCCCCCTCCTCCCCACCACCATCCTCCTCCCACGCGAGGACATCGACCTCCATCGCTGGGCCGTGATCGCCTGCGATCAGTTCACCTCCCAGCCCGAGTACTGGCGCGAGGTGGAGCGCATCGTCGGGGAGGCCCCCTCCACCCTCCACCTCATCCTCCCCGAAGTCCACCTGGACGAACCCGACCTCGAGGCGCGCATCGCCCGTATCCACCACACCATGCGCACCTATCTGGACTCCCGCCTCCTCCGCCCCCTCCCCCCCGGCGCCGTCCTCACCCGCCGCACCACCCCCTACGGCCGCACCAGAACCGGCCTCCTCCTCTCCGTGGACCTGGAGGCCTACTCCTACCAGGACCCCGCCTCCGCCTCTATCATCCCCACCGAAGCCACTGTCCCCGAGCGCATCCCCCCCCGCCTCCGCATCCGCCGCGGCGCCCCCCTCGAACTCCCCCACACCCTCCTCCTCGTCGACGACCGCCGTGCCCCCCTCATCGCCCCCCTCACCCCCCGCCGCACCCTCTACCACACCCCCCTCATGCTCGGAGGCGGCACCGTGACCGGCGCCTTCATCCCCGAGGAAGAGATCCTTCCCCACCTGGAACGCACCCTCCCCCTCCTCGCCGAGCAGGGCATCATCGCCGCCGTAGGAGACGGCAATCACTCCCTCGCCACGGCCAAAACCCTGTGGGAAGAACACCTACGTGCAGGCGCCCCACCCACCCACCCCGCCCGGTACAGCCTCGTGGAAGTGGTGAGCATCCACGACCCCGGCCTCGCCATAGAACCCATACACCGCATCCTCTTCGCCGCCCCCCTCCCCGCCCTTCTCGACCACCTCGCCCCCCACGCGACCACCCATCGCCCCATCTCACCCGACGACATCCCCACCCTTCTCCACACCCATCCCTCCTCCGCCGTCCTCTTCGACGGAACCCGGGCTCACCACCTCCTCCTCCCCACCCCCACCCTCCCCGTGGAGACCCTTCAACCCCTCCTCGACACCTTCCTCGAAGGGCACCCCGGGGTTCACATCGACTACACCCACGGCCTCACCCACACCATGGACCTCGCACCCCAAGGCACCGCCATCCTCCTCCCTCCCATCCCCCGGGAAACCATCTTCGAGGCACTCTCCCGCCGCACCGTACTCCCGAGAAAAAGCTTTTCACTCGGAGAACCAGAAGAGAAACGCTACTACCTCGAGGCCCGCTGCATCCTGTGAACCCCGTACGAAGCCCCCTCCCTCCTCCTCCGCTCGCCCGCCGGCACCACGAACCACGACAGCAGGAACACCAGCAACCCCACACTCACGGCCACCCCCCTGAGGAGGGGACGCACATCCCTCTCGGCACCCTGGAAGAAGATCACCGCCCCCGGACTCACCGGATCCTGCGGTACAGGAAGCCCCAGCACATCGATCACCCCCTCCCCCTCACCCACCAGGAGGAGCCGGCGGGCCTCCTTGCGCACCTCCTCCCTGGAAGAGAGGAGCCGCACCTGTTCCTGGAGCCTGTTCTGGATGAAAGAAAGCTCGCGGAG from Spirochaeta thermophila DSM 6192 includes these protein-coding regions:
- a CDS encoding glycoside hydrolase family 43 protein, which produces MILSILLFSYSTGCRLLPEGEVDPTPWDNPIIRDIYSADPAALVHGDTLYLYVGHDEAPEDATTYAMNDWYCYSTKDMIHWTNHGPVLSVRDFSWADGNVWAGQVVYRNGTFYYYVSVSQSSTGGMAIGVAVSDSPTGPFKDALGRALITSNMTKFSGQPRWSWDDIDPTVLIDDDGQAYLYFGNTYPKYVKLNEDMISFDEETGIQPLLLPFVAGLPFTEALWIHKYKGTYYLSWAAGWEEQLVYATSDYPTGPWKPGGKLMTHAENCNTSHHAIVEFKGKGYIFYHNGTLPGGGSYRRSVCAEYLTYDEEGNIPLISPSP
- a CDS encoding sn-glycerol-1-phosphate dehydrogenase, whose product is MKGFQLEGDVLCVADEYTWEVQGKELYRVLRGRVGRSVRSFVFPGRKRLHPDEHAVGSLTISAHSGVGMIVAVGSGTLNDICRFVSFVLGIPYVVVATAPSMDGYASSVSPLLVDGKKQTFPAHVPLGVFASRRVLQDAPSELIRAGVGDMIGKKTALTDWRLSHGRRGEYYCPEVASLMEQAVDAALDSLRSGDGTTAVDVTALMEGLVLSGLAMEYVGSSRPASGSEHHLVHYWEYRLLDAGVEPPFFHGSAVGVATLCIAHCYAFMNARLPDLVSDLGLVPPSPSEVHTLLVSSGLKIRPGRLGIDGNLLHDSIRHASELRPHRYTILQMAREMDLIDDMADYVVSHLGEK
- a CDS encoding alpha-N-arabinofuranosidase, with translation MNRVIVYPEPSWKIPREIYGHFAEHLGRCIYEGIWVGEDSPIPNIRGYRKDVVEALRRIRIPVLRWPGGCFADEYHWKDGVGPRESRPKRVNTHWGRVIETNHFGTHEFLDFCELLGCEPYVAANVGSGTVQEMAEWIEYMTFSGDSEMAEWRRKNGREAPWRLKFLGIGNETWGCGGTMRPEFYADLYRRYRTYVRDYGEEPIYKIASGANVDDYRWTEVLMREAAHLMDGLSLHYYTVPGTWEEKGAATGFGEEEWFETLKKALFMETLVVRHGTIMDRYDPERRVGLIVDEWGTWYRVEEGTHPAFLYQQNTIRDALVAGIHLNIFNRHAYRVRMANLAQLVNVLQALFLTEGERTVLTPTYHVFDLYAPHQEGEHLPLRYEGDEYRMGKETIPLVSASASRKSGRIHLTLCNLHHEKQVELTCEFMGTAVTYQGGRILSAETIDAHNTFEDPDRVMPRPFDGGVVSKEGVVRTALPPRSVVALSFSSEEKGG
- a CDS encoding alpha-N-arabinofuranosidase, giving the protein MQQAKIILDRDFVIGEVDRYLYGSFIEHLGRAVYSGIYEPGHPDADEQGFRKDVLQLVKDLGVTIVRYPGGNFVSGYNWTDGIGPKERRPRRLELAWHSIETNEVGIDEFVDWARKAGVDVMAAVNLGTGTPQEAGYFIEYCNHPSGTYWSDLRIEYGHKDPHSIKVWCLGNEMDGPWQICHLEADDYGKKALETAKIMKWVDPEIKLVASGSSTSFMPTFPEWDRMILEYLYDHVDYISLHRYYENEGDVGDFLASFIDMDRFIRAVVATADFVKAKKRSAKSLMLSFDEWNVWYQKKLKLMPWETAPPILEDRYSLLDALVVGGLIATLINNADRVKMACLAQLVNVIAPIYTERGGRAIKQTIYHPFQLAAAYGRGEALKPIVKAPTYGTRTYEEVPLVYPAATYDEASGDITVFVLNTSQEVPVEVELDFRSFDGVSFVEHIVLDGPDLHAINTFEEPDKVHPRREKRVEPMKTDVFSVALPRLSWNVLRFRRKRDE
- a CDS encoding DUF1015 domain-containing protein, whose translation is MSKSTSPDALPRLPLLPTTILLPREDIDLHRWAVIACDQFTSQPEYWREVERIVGEAPSTLHLILPEVHLDEPDLEARIARIHHTMRTYLDSRLLRPLPPGAVLTRRTTPYGRTRTGLLLSVDLEAYSYQDPASASIIPTEATVPERIPPRLRIRRGAPLELPHTLLLVDDRRAPLIAPLTPRRTLYHTPLMLGGGTVTGAFIPEEEILPHLERTLPLLAEQGIIAAVGDGNHSLATAKTLWEEHLRAGAPPTHPARYSLVEVVSIHDPGLAIEPIHRILFAAPLPALLDHLAPHATTHRPISPDDIPTLLHTHPSSAVLFDGTRAHHLLLPTPTLPVETLQPLLDTFLEGHPGVHIDYTHGLTHTMDLAPQGTAILLPPIPRETIFEALSRRTVLPRKSFSLGEPEEKRYYLEARCIL
- a CDS encoding FtsB family cell division protein, with amino-acid sequence MWRVWVSVWVSVVLYLSLSLFFGNQGLLAYARVSRAVGAMEENLRELSFIQNRLQEQVRLLSSREEVRKEARRLLLVGEGEGVIDVLGLPVPQDPVSPGAVIFFQGAERDVRPLLRGVAVSVGLLVFLLSWFVVPAGERRRREGASYGVHRMQRASR